The Pyxicephalus adspersus chromosome 1, UCB_Pads_2.0, whole genome shotgun sequence sequence TGAATTCTTTTTCACTGGAAACCCCAATCTAGAGCTTTCTTCTAAGATTCAGCAGGCTGTTTGTCTTCACATCCTCCTGAGGATCAAACATCCTGGGAAGCTGAAATGGATCCTTCTTCCTTTCCTGGGAATTGAAAGGACAGACCTTCAGGTGTTCAGATATAGAAGAAATATCATCAAAAGTCCACTTATGGACCGGACAGAAGAGACTGCTGAAATTCCAGACCTGCAGGAAGACCAAAGGACAAAGGTGAGGACAGAACTGGTTTGTCACACTCCAgtataaacaaaatccaaaacacttctcttctgcatagcttattgtggtcttATTTTTCCATCATGCAGTActctagggatctatttataaagctgtttatgaatctggcattccctaAATCATCTCTTTATGCTGAATCTCCCAGGTTCATGTATTTCAAcatcagtaattgattctccaccagggaatgtttccttgaatgtcagattcatctAAGTGACGGGGCACACTCATTCTACAGCACTAGGGTAGGCTGAATCTCAGTTGGGACACTATCTATGGCActattttttactcatttttggcaCTAATATTTACAAattgagaaagaggcataagatctttctctattttaggcttgttccagattgaatgttaagcaaaacttctttgtttccatatgatttttttttatatctaatgagaaggaaaaactttttttcaataaatttcaagtttggccggtgacttggtctaagtttttaattttagcccactgtgtatttgagtttgacacccctggcttagacATTCCCCGGAGCCTCCTGGTAGCAGGTCAGTAATTGTGACACCAGGGACAGGGCTATAGGTAGTAAGTGTGCGTATCTGAGGAACCGGACTTCACAGAGACAAGTAAAAGTGTTCTATTCATGGTATTTCTTTATTCATGCTTCAGAGGAAAACTTGCaaatattctgataaaaaaattaggatgTAGAGCTCTTACCTTCTTCCGACACCTCCATGAACTGCCACCATGAGAGTAAGTCTTCTTCTCCCAGAGGAGATGGACCATTCCCCTCTCATGTAATAAGGAGGCACACACATCTCTCATAAGGGAAGAGACTTGGGACAGCTGGCAAAGGCTGAAGCTGTCCAAGAACCCAGCAATGTGTTGTAGGACCTCAAGTGGAAGGTTGGAGAGGGAGTCTTTGCTCTTTCCTCGATTGCTTCTTGAAAGGTTGGGTCTAACTCCCTCATACAGACTGCTATCCACCAATGGCTTCACTGCGAATGTCTTGAGTTGCTTATTGTAGATGACTTGTGACTTCACTCCTGCAGGACGAAACCGACTTTGCATGAAAGTACAGCCCAAGTAGGAGAGTGGGCAACGTTGCTGGAACCAGCCACCGAGGCTGGACTGTATGTCACAATggctgtttttaaaatgtgaagaGAACTCATCTCTACGGAAGAAGAGTTGGCATGAGAAGGTGAACGATGAGTTACTCTTGTTATGTCTCCCACAAACACTCTCACTCACAATGTCAAATTTGAGACCTAAAGGTCTCATTTCCTTTTCGGTGAAGAGATCCACTAAAGCTGTCTTTTTTGTAAAGAGATCATGGTCAAAATTGTAGGTTTGAGTTCCAAAATCAATGAGTAGTCCATCTAGTGCCTTCATTTGTGACACCACGTGACCTTTTAGCTCCCTCTCCAAAGCACACATCAAGATTGAATAAATAGTCTTAGATTGAGAGAAGTCTTCTTCTGGAAGCTCTAGGTCAGAGGTGTCCACCATCTTCTCAGCTCTCTCCTTCTTGGGATTTTCTTCCCCAAGTTTGGCCCTACGACCACAGTAGCTGGTTGGCACTTTGAAAGTGTGCACGGTCTTTACTGTGTGAGCTTCCAGGTTTCCATACACAAAGTCCTTCTCTCTGGGTGTGCATGCCGCCATCTGTCCAAATCCCATAAGCATGCTGCCATGATGTACAATGTACATGTTGTAGCTTCCACAATCcacttctgtcttcagtctttcCAAAACCCCCTCTTGCCATGGAGCTAGGCCAGTCTTCTCCATTAATTCCAGATGCATCATCTTCTGCtgatcacattctttttttttttcttcttccacttTGGATTTGTCATCTAAGTTTTTCCTAGTTCCAGTACTGGTGCTTTGATCTGCAGAGTTCTCTAGAAATTTGGAGGCTTTCATTTCTTTGCTAAACATACCCTCCCACTGAGAAAACTGACCAAAATCATTGTCAAGTTGACCCCTGGCCAAAGCTTCACGCTGGAACTGAGTCAGTCCACCAGGTTCCCAACTGCTACTGGTCGAATAATCGGTACCTCCAACAGCACCAGCCTCCAGGTCTTCATCAGGCTTCTCCAAGCTTATAGTGTTTTCAGGTTTTTCTGAGAGCTCCGGGAAAAGTTCTGCTAGTTTTAGAGACTTAAAAAGAATCTCCTGATCCCGTAGAGATAAGGCCAAGTCCAGGCAGttgtctttttcttcctcttttagaAGATTTTCATAAAGAGTTTGATCGTTGTCCAGAATGGGCCAGCGGTTCCAGTCCATAGAACAGCAGACCACACTAGCTGGGCAGACCTTAAGGTGCCTGGCTTGCTTGCATCTACTCATGTAGAATGGGCAGCCAAAGACTGAATTTAGGCATGGCACCCATTCGTTAGGGCACAGCAGTTGATGTTCTTCTTCCTTACACATATGGAAGGTGGCACCGCAGTGCAAGTGGCAGCTTATCATCATGCAGGTGACGCCAGTGTTGATGGGCGCTTGGCATCGTTTGCTGAAACAGTTCTGGCAGTGTCTGTGTTGACCAGTACGAGGCTTTGCT is a genomic window containing:
- the FBXO40 gene encoding F-box only protein 40; translated protein: MGKAAKPRTGQHRHCQNCFSKRCQAPINTGVTCMMISCHLHCGATFHMCKEEEHQLLCPNEWVPCLNSVFGCPFYMSRCKQARHLKVCPASVVCCSMDWNRWPILDNDQTLYENLLKEEEKDNCLDLALSLRDQEILFKSLKLAELFPELSEKPENTISLEKPDEDLEAGAVGGTDYSTSSSWEPGGLTQFQREALARGQLDNDFGQFSQWEGMFSKEMKASKFLENSADQSTSTGTRKNLDDKSKVEEEKKKECDQQKMMHLELMEKTGLAPWQEGVLERLKTEVDCGSYNMYIVHHGSMLMGFGQMAACTPREKDFVYGNLEAHTVKTVHTFKVPTSYCGRRAKLGEENPKKERAEKMVDTSDLELPEEDFSQSKTIYSILMCALERELKGHVVSQMKALDGLLIDFGTQTYNFDHDLFTKKTALVDLFTEKEMRPLGLKFDIVSESVCGRHNKSNSSFTFSCQLFFRRDEFSSHFKNSHCDIQSSLGGWFQQRCPLSYLGCTFMQSRFRPAGVKSQVIYNKQLKTFAVKPLVDSSLYEGVRPNLSRSNRGKSKDSLSNLPLEVLQHIAGFLDSFSLCQLSQVSSLMRDVCASLLHERGMVHLLWEKKTYSHGGSSWRCRKKVWNFSSLFCPVHKWTFDDISSISEHLKVCPFNSQERKKDPFQLPRMFDPQEDVKTNSLLNLRRKL